One genomic region from Triplophysa dalaica isolate WHDGS20190420 chromosome 23, ASM1584641v1, whole genome shotgun sequence encodes:
- the LOC130413460 gene encoding uncharacterized protein LOC130413460 isoform X1, which translates to MKGWTSRLFIFAVLISLMGCFTGALGNYRRPTRVGVNCCTEVSKARIPNRIKLIGYKHQNALAPCVDAVIFYTEKEKYCSDPKARWINPKLKSLKEIKD; encoded by the exons ATGAAGGGCTGGACATCTAGATTATTCATTTTTGCTGTTCTCATCAGCCTCATGGGATGTTTCACTGGTGCATTAGGAAACT ATCGTCGGCCGACCAGAGTCGGAGTCAACTGCTGTACAGAGGTGTCGAAGGCAAGAATCCCAAATCGCATAAAACTTATTGGATACAAGCATCAGAATGCTCTGGCTCCATGTGTCGATGCTGTGAT TTTCTACACAGAGAAGGAAAAATACTGCTCTGATCCAAAGGCACGCTGGATTAATCCCAAATTAAAGA GTCTGAAGGAGATAAAGGACTGA
- the LOC130413460 gene encoding C-C motif chemokine 8-like isoform X2 — protein sequence MHFCWRITLMLMVLVCVSEQQGNYRRPTRVGVNCCTEVSKARIPNRIKLIGYKHQNALAPCVDAVIFYTEKEKYCSDPKARWINPKLKSLKEIKD from the exons ATGCACTTCTGCTGGAGAATAACTTTAATGCTGATGGTTCTTGTGTGCGTTTCTGAACAGCAGGGCAATT ATCGTCGGCCGACCAGAGTCGGAGTCAACTGCTGTACAGAGGTGTCGAAGGCAAGAATCCCAAATCGCATAAAACTTATTGGATACAAGCATCAGAATGCTCTGGCTCCATGTGTCGATGCTGTGAT TTTCTACACAGAGAAGGAAAAATACTGCTCTGATCCAAAGGCACGCTGGATTAATCCCAAATTAAAGA GTCTGAAGGAGATAAAGGACTGA
- the LOC130413529 gene encoding eotaxin-like, producing MHLFWKITLMLMVLVCVSEQQGNYRRPTKVGVSCCKEVSKARISSQIKLIGYKHQNALAPCVDAVIFYTDKEKYCSDPKVRWVKNQLKGLNEIMD from the exons ATGCACCTGTTCTGGAAAATAACTTTAATGCTGATGGTTCTTGTCTGCGTTTCTGAGCAGCAAGGCAATT aTCGTCGGCCAACCAAAGTTGGAGTCAGCTGTTGTAAAGAGGTGTCGAAGGCAAGAATCTCATCTCAGATAAAACTGATTGGATATAAGCATCAGAATGCTCTTGCTCCATGTGTTGATGCCGTGAT TTTCTATACAGATAAGGAAAAATACTGCTCTGATCCAAAAGTACGCTGGGTTAAAAACCAGTTGAAAG GTCTGAATGAGATAATGGACTGA